From the Sphingobium sp. RAC03 genome, the window AAGCGGATGCTGATCCTCCAATGGACCAGTAGCCCCCCGGCATAGCCGCCAAAGGCCGCGAGCAAGGGCGGCACACCCCCTTGGTCCAGCGCCAGAAACAGCCCCATGTCGCTCGCCAGCGCGCAGATACTGGCGAGCAGATAGCGGGCAAAGGTCGCGCGCACGACCAGCATGGCCAGCACGCGCAGCCGGTCGATCATCGGATCAGGCGGCCTTCAGCCGCGATGGCACGGCGCGGCTACTGCCGAGCGCCGCCTGCGTATCGGCATCCATCCCATCAATCTGGCCCTCATCACCTGCCTCATGATATTCGGCGTCTTCATTGACCGACCAGACGTCATGGACGCGCGCGCCCGCGACGATGTTGCGGACGGTCAGCATCGCCGTCATCATCGCATGATCCTGATTATTATAGCGGTGCATGCCGTTGCGGCCGACCATGTGCAGCGTGGGATAGCGCGCTTCGAGTTCGCTCCGCATCGCCAACACATTGGCGGCATAGGCGTCGTCATAGACGGGATAGGCCTTTTCCTGCCGCACCACCGCGCCGCCCACGACATCGTCGGGGTTGCAGAGGCCGAGCAGCGCCATTTCCCGCGTCGCCAGCGCGATCAGATCGGTGTCGGTCGAGGACCAGAGGCCGTCGCCTTCGAAACAGAAATATTCAAGGCCGACGCAGGCCAGCGTCGGGTCCGGCACCATTTCGGGCGACCAACTGCGGAAATTCTGGATGCGGCCGACCTGCACCTTGCTGTCATGGATGTAGATCCAGTTGTCGGGGAAGATATCCTCCCCCTTCACCATCAGGGCGACAGTCAGGAAGTCGCGATATTTGAGGTCCATCGCTTCGGGCAGCGTCGCGGGCAGCGGGTGGATGCGGGCGGCCAGTTCGCGCATCGGCGCGGAGGAAATGACATGGGCGGCGGTGATCACGACATCGTCCTGCGGTCCTTCGGCCACCAGTCGCCAGCCGTCGCTGCCCGGTTCCTGTTCCAGCCGCTTGAAACTGTGCGCCATCAGCACCTGATTGCCGCCTTCGACCACGCGGTCGCGCGCGGCTTCCCACATCATGCCGGGGCCAAGGCGTGGATAGCGGAAGGTTTCGAGCAGCGTCTTGGTCGCCATGCCGTCATTGGGCTTCTTGTTGAAGCCAAGCGAGCGCTTGAGGCCATCCACCACCGCGCCCCACAGCGACAGACCCTTGATCCGCTGCGCCGCCCAGTCGGCCGACATTTCGTCGCACGGCATGCCCCACACTTTTTCAGTGTAGGTCTTGAAGAAGATCGAGAAGAGCTTGTGGCCAAAGGCGTTGACGGTCCAATCCTGAAAGGAGCGGACGTTGCGGTTGGGGAAGAGCCGCGCCTTGGCGAAGCTCGCCATGCACAGGGTCGAACGCCAGACGCCCAGATTCCACAGCGCTTCGAACGCGCGCAGCGGATAGCTGTAGAATTTGCCCTCATAATAGATGCGGCTCATCCGGGGACGCTGGATGAAATCGTCGGGCAATATCTCGTTCCACAGGTCGACCACCTGCTGCGATTTGGAGAAGAAGCGATGCCCGCCAATGTCGAAGCGGAAGCCGTCCAGTTCGACCGTACGGCTGATGCCACCGACATAGACGGGGTCTTTTTCGATCACCGTCACGCTATAGCCCTGCTTGGTCAGCAGATAGGCAGCGGTCAATCCGGCCGGGCCAGCGCCGATGATGGCGACGTCCACATGTTGGTCGGTACGCAGCATGGCAGGCTATTCCCCCGATGGTCTTTCGTCGCTTCGGGAGTGAAGGAAATCTTCTAAGGACTGGTTAATGGCGCGTAAGCAAAGCGCCCATGCGCTGCTGCTCATGACAAAGGGCCGCCCCGCTGATGCGGAACGGCCCCCTGCAGTCCCCTTCGTGGGGGAGGGCGACAAGCGGCAATCAGATCTGGCGCTGGGCCATATTGCTGAGGTCGCTGCGCGCACCGTCCATGGCCTGGCCAAAGCAGGTGCGATAATCGTCGGTCACGGGCAGGATCGAGCCGTTGACGAAACCGCACACCTGCTTGGCCGCACGGGTCACGCGCGAATCGGCGCGACGCATGTCGCGGCTCTTGGCAAGGTTGAGGTCCGCCACGGATACGGCGATCGAGCGGGTTTCGGTGCCCGCATGGCCGTCCACGATCACATCCATGTCATTGCTGCCGGCGCTCGCCATAGTGGGCAGCGCAAGGGCCATAGTGGCGGCGAATGCCACCAGCATCTTCTTGTTCATCCTATTCTCCTGTCGAACATTTTGTTTTTTTTCAGCCCCACATCTGCGTGGAAATAGGGTCACGCTGTAAATAAGCCTCGCCAGTGCCTTTGAAAAGGGGCCAGTTGACAAAAAATGGCGGAAAACCGTTATTTTGCGGGTGCGAAGGGAATGTCTTCGCACCCGTGTCATAGCTTTGCGAACAGGCTTGGCCCGTTCGTGCCGCACCGGCCTTTTTAACGATTAATGCCGGAAGTGGCGCATGCCGGTGAAGACCATGGCGAGGCCTGCTTCATCAGCGGCGGCAATCACTTCGTCGTCGCGGATCGATCCGCCCGGCTGGATGACGGCGGTCGCCCCGGCCTCAACCGCGGCCAGCAGGCCATCGGCGAAGGGGAAGAAGGCGTC encodes:
- a CDS encoding NAD(P)/FAD-dependent oxidoreductase, coding for MLRTDQHVDVAIIGAGPAGLTAAYLLTKQGYSVTVIEKDPVYVGGISRTVELDGFRFDIGGHRFFSKSQQVVDLWNEILPDDFIQRPRMSRIYYEGKFYSYPLRAFEALWNLGVWRSTLCMASFAKARLFPNRNVRSFQDWTVNAFGHKLFSIFFKTYTEKVWGMPCDEMSADWAAQRIKGLSLWGAVVDGLKRSLGFNKKPNDGMATKTLLETFRYPRLGPGMMWEAARDRVVEGGNQVLMAHSFKRLEQEPGSDGWRLVAEGPQDDVVITAAHVISSAPMRELAARIHPLPATLPEAMDLKYRDFLTVALMVKGEDIFPDNWIYIHDSKVQVGRIQNFRSWSPEMVPDPTLACVGLEYFCFEGDGLWSSTDTDLIALATREMALLGLCNPDDVVGGAVVRQEKAYPVYDDAYAANVLAMRSELEARYPTLHMVGRNGMHRYNNQDHAMMTAMLTVRNIVAGARVHDVWSVNEDAEYHEAGDEGQIDGMDADTQAALGSSRAVPSRLKAA
- a CDS encoding UrcA family protein, which encodes MNKKMLVAFAATMALALPTMASAGSNDMDVIVDGHAGTETRSIAVSVADLNLAKSRDMRRADSRVTRAAKQVCGFVNGSILPVTDDYRTCFGQAMDGARSDLSNMAQRQI